Proteins encoded within one genomic window of Spirochaetota bacterium:
- a CDS encoding TldD/PmbA family protein, with translation MEEKEIVTYCIDSLQKLGVQKAHCILQNREKNELNVESNNVNLLRTTYDTNLHMVAIIDQRKGSISLNKIDKESIDEAIDMVIAIAKVSEADSANDIAEKQTSKEFDLGDKNPDLDNMYDKLKEFLQYANEKYPKTILEQVILDFTKAKSYIQNSNGIDFISRRGINHFSAMFTSKDGEKTSSFNHSGFSARKLDKPIKDFGSIDRLLKQSSEQINSRSFTDKIIGDVLVTPDCLGDFISAITRNFLSDYSLITENSIYKDKLNKSIADPKLTLHSKPISEEIANGYFITGDGYEVQNSTIIEKGILKTFLLSLYGSKKTGRAKAVNDGGAYIIDPGDESLEDIINSIQKGILLCRFSGGNPSENGDFSGVVKNSYFIESGEIQYPLKETMISGNLAQMFNNIKNISKERVDFGGAIFPWIHFSGLTISGK, from the coding sequence ATGGAAGAAAAGGAAATAGTAACATATTGTATTGATTCTCTACAAAAATTAGGGGTTCAGAAGGCTCATTGTATATTGCAGAATAGAGAAAAGAATGAACTTAATGTGGAAAGTAATAATGTAAATCTCTTAAGAACAACCTATGATACAAATCTTCATATGGTTGCAATCATTGATCAGAGAAAGGGCTCCATTTCTCTTAATAAAATAGATAAAGAATCTATAGATGAGGCTATTGATATGGTTATAGCCATTGCCAAGGTTTCTGAGGCAGACAGCGCAAATGATATAGCTGAGAAGCAGACTTCTAAAGAGTTTGATCTTGGCGATAAGAATCCTGATCTTGATAATATGTATGACAAATTAAAGGAGTTTCTGCAATATGCTAATGAAAAATATCCTAAAACCATCCTGGAGCAGGTGATACTTGATTTTACAAAAGCAAAGAGTTATATACAGAATTCGAATGGAATCGACTTTATCTCCAGAAGGGGGATCAATCACTTCTCTGCAATGTTTACATCAAAGGATGGGGAAAAAACATCATCTTTTAATCATTCAGGTTTTTCAGCAAGAAAACTCGATAAACCTATAAAGGATTTTGGCTCAATAGATAGGCTTTTAAAGCAATCCAGTGAACAGATAAATTCAAGATCATTTACAGATAAAATCATAGGAGATGTGCTAGTAACACCTGACTGCCTGGGAGATTTTATTTCAGCAATTACCCGCAATTTCTTAAGCGATTATTCTCTTATTACTGAGAATTCGATATATAAGGATAAATTGAATAAATCCATAGCAGATCCGAAATTAACACTTCATTCAAAGCCAATCTCTGAAGAGATTGCAAACGGGTATTTTATTACTGGAGATGGATATGAGGTACAAAACAGCACAATTATTGAAAAGGGGATTTTAAAAACCTTTTTATTATCTCTATATGGTTCAAAAAAAACTGGTAGAGCAAAAGCTGTAAATGATGGAGGCGCTTATATCATTGATCCTGGTGATGAATCCCTTGAAGATATAATTAACTCAATCCAAAAGGGTATACTTCTCTGTCGATTTTCAGGAGGGAATCCAAGCGAAAATGGTGATTTTTCCGGTGTTGTAAAAAACAGTTATTTCATCGAATCTGGGGAAATTCAATATCCCCTGAAAGAAACAATGATATCTGGCAATCTGGCACAGATGTTCAATAACATCAAGAATATCTCAAAGGAGAGGGTTGATTTTGGAGGCGCCATCTTTCCGTGGATACACTTTAGCGGTTTGACTATATCAGGCAAATAG